The genomic region TTGACCAAAAGACACGCCGTCCCCTACAATTAGCGATTGTGTCTTCAGTTAATGCCGCGCGAAAACCCCTCCCTCAGACCGGTCCCGCGTCCGCTCCTCCGGAGCAGACACCGGCCCGGCTGCCCCGCTCACGTCTGATCATCAGCCTGGCGGGCATCATGCTGAGCCTGCTTCTGGCCGCCATGGACCAGACCATCGTCAGCACCGCGCTGCCCCGGATTGTCGCCGACTTGCAGGGCCTGGAGCACTATGCCTGGGTGGTGACCGCCTACCTGGTGGCCTCGACGGCGGTGACGCCGGTGGTGGGCAAGGTATCAGACATGTACGGACGCAAGCCCCTGTTCATCATCGGCATCATATCCTTCCTGGCCGCTTCCGCCCTCTGCGGCCTGTCCCAGTCCATGACCCAGCTCATCATCTTCCGAGGACTGCAGGGCATAGGCGCGGGCATTCTCATGGCCAGCGTGTTCTCGTCCATCGCCGACATCTTCCCGCCCCGCGAGCGCGGCAAGTGGCAGGGCTTGGTGGCGGCGGTCTTCGGGCTGGCGGGCGTCGTGGGGCCGGCGGCGGGCGGCTACATCACCGACAACCTGACGTGGCGGTGGATATTCTATGTCAACATCCCACTGGGCCTGCTGGCGCTGGCGGTCGTGGTTATGGGGCTGCCCTATGTCCGCGGACACGGACGCAAGACCATTGACTATCCGGGGGTCGCGTTCCTCATCCTGACCGTTGTCCCGTTCCTGCTGGCGCTGTCGTTGGGCGGGCGTGATCTGCCCTGGTCCTCCGCGCAGGTCCTGGGGCTGCTGGGCCTGTCGGTGGTGAGCTTCGTTGCGCTGCTCCGTGTGGAGTCCCGGGCGGCGGAGCCTATCGTGCCGCTGGGGCTTTTCCGCAACTCCATCTTCGTCGTCTCGATAGGCGCCACGTTGCTGACGGCGATGGGGATGTTCGGCTCGCTGATCTTCGTGCCACTCTACGTTCAGGCCATCCTGGGCGGAACGCCGACGCAGGCCGGGTTTATCCTGATGCCGATG from Dehalococcoidia bacterium harbors:
- a CDS encoding MDR family MFS transporter, whose translation is MSSVNAARKPLPQTGPASAPPEQTPARLPRSRLIISLAGIMLSLLLAAMDQTIVSTALPRIVADLQGLEHYAWVVTAYLVASTAVTPVVGKVSDMYGRKPLFIIGIISFLAASALCGLSQSMTQLIIFRGLQGIGAGILMASVFSSIADIFPPRERGKWQGLVAAVFGLAGVVGPAAGGYITDNLTWRWIFYVNIPLGLLALAVVVMGLPYVRGHGRKTIDYPGVAFLILTVVPFLLALSLGGRDLPWSSAQVLGLLGLSVVSFVALLRVESRAAEPIVPLGLFRNSIFVVSIGATLLTAMGMFGSLIFVPLYVQAILGGTPTQAGFILMPMTLSMVVGSVISGQLISRWGRYRLVALSGIAIMSLGMFLLTRLTPGVDFMTVTRDGVLVGFGLGITMPLYVIAVQNAFPHQVLGQVTASLQFFRSIGATVGVAVMGALMVTRFQGELQSRLAGVATARISPEQLARLAQPEALLTTDALGQLTQQIGAGAPGASELAGQLLAVVRNALASSLQDVFLAGFIVTLLSFAITLFLKEIPLRKTHHEAVQTAGDARPGGNGGRS